In Streptomyces sp. NBC_00483, a single window of DNA contains:
- a CDS encoding tetratricopeptide repeat protein, protein MRIFGKGRHRPSASWRQATDRAFTLIGDGRYEDAGALLTRAADLEPWLSESWFNLALLHKFRHDWEQARTTGLRAVALLEKEGGAPDWWNVGIAATALQDWPLARRAWQAYGLKVPGGAAAAGEPTGMDLGSAAVRLSPEGEAEVVWGRRLDPARIELLSIPLPSSGRRWGEVVLHDGVPHGERTTAAGHSYPVFDEIELWAPSPVPTWVVLLEAATEDDRDALERLAADAGFAAEDWSSSVRLLCRTCSESRMPSDEGDGTHLDPHDHSEPGHPGPLGHRTDGQLWVPERECGVAAPASLVRGLLDGWVADSPDSRDWRDLEEVC, encoded by the coding sequence GTGAGGATCTTCGGCAAGGGACGGCACCGGCCCTCCGCCTCCTGGCGGCAGGCCACGGATCGCGCGTTCACGCTGATCGGCGACGGCCGGTACGAGGACGCGGGAGCGCTGCTCACGCGGGCCGCCGACCTGGAGCCCTGGCTGTCGGAGTCCTGGTTCAACCTCGCGCTGCTGCACAAGTTCCGGCACGACTGGGAGCAGGCCCGCACCACCGGCCTGCGGGCCGTCGCCCTGCTCGAGAAGGAGGGCGGGGCCCCGGACTGGTGGAACGTGGGCATCGCCGCCACCGCCCTGCAGGACTGGCCGCTCGCGCGCAGGGCCTGGCAGGCGTACGGGCTGAAGGTGCCGGGCGGCGCCGCCGCTGCCGGGGAGCCGACCGGGATGGACCTCGGGAGCGCCGCGGTGCGGCTGTCGCCGGAGGGCGAGGCGGAGGTGGTGTGGGGGCGCAGGCTCGACCCCGCGCGCATCGAGCTGCTCTCCATCCCGCTGCCGTCGTCCGGGCGGCGCTGGGGCGAGGTCGTGCTGCACGACGGCGTCCCGCACGGGGAGCGGACCACGGCGGCCGGGCACTCGTACCCGGTCTTCGACGAGATCGAACTGTGGGCGCCCTCGCCGGTTCCCACCTGGGTGGTGCTGCTCGAGGCCGCCACCGAGGACGACCGGGACGCGCTGGAGCGGCTGGCCGCCGACGCGGGATTCGCCGCCGAGGACTGGTCGTCGTCCGTGCGGCTGCTGTGCCGGACGTGTTCGGAGTCGCGGATGCCGTCCGACGAGGGGGACGGTACGCATCTCGATCCGCACGACCACAGTGAGCCGGGGCATCCCGGGCCCCTTGGGCATCGGACCGATGGGCAGCTGTGGGTGCCGGAGCGGGAGTGCGGTGTGGCTGCGCCGGCTTCTCTGGTGCGGGGGTTGCTCGACGGGTGGGTGGCGGATTCGCCGGACTCGCGTGACTGGCGGGATCTCGAAGAGGTTTGTTAG